The proteins below are encoded in one region of Bacteroides uniformis:
- a CDS encoding DUF3836 domain-containing protein — protein MYNLKNRTIMKTLVISAIIAMTSLVNVVSAAAVNRTDNFAYNTETNDGRVETQTVFKVENQKFLHRHLKYNYIYDNSGRISQKEVLKWNESTQSFEKHHSLNFFYTDDVTVEYALWNEQSNAYTDIKQKAVYRQTDSSVLRYLSYEWDEKNNDWSLTADHHMTDESVQLLAEK, from the coding sequence ATGTATAACTTAAAAAATAGAACCATTATGAAGACTTTAGTAATTTCAGCAATCATCGCAATGACCTCTTTAGTAAACGTAGTAAGCGCAGCAGCCGTTAACCGTACAGACAACTTTGCCTATAATACCGAAACCAACGACGGCCGTGTGGAAACACAAACCGTATTCAAAGTGGAGAATCAGAAATTCCTGCACCGCCACCTGAAGTACAATTACATTTACGACAACTCCGGTCGCATCTCCCAAAAAGAAGTGCTGAAATGGAACGAATCCACGCAAAGCTTTGAGAAGCACCACAGTCTTAACTTCTTCTATACGGACGACGTCACTGTGGAATACGCCCTCTGGAACGAGCAAAGCAATGCCTACACCGACATCAAGCAGAAAGCCGTCTATCGGCAGACCGACAGCAGTGTCTTGCGCTACCTCAGCTACGAATGGGACGAAAAGAACAATGACTGGAGCTTGACAGCAGACCATCACATGACGGATGAATCTGTGCAGCTATTGGCAGAGAAATAA
- a CDS encoding DUF3836 domain-containing protein — MKATVFSKAVVMMAVVMASVMNFSASATTPADYVKNEEMTGELMTAKTIFRNEDGHLFRHLRYTYTYDSENRVTSKEAFKWDSVKEAWVPYFKLDVEYTDSEVELNYARWNSRTNGYDSYTQTTVYELNDSNAALMLASTK, encoded by the coding sequence ATGAAAGCAACAGTATTTTCAAAAGCAGTGGTAATGATGGCAGTGGTAATGGCAAGTGTAATGAACTTTTCTGCAAGCGCGACAACTCCTGCCGATTATGTGAAAAACGAGGAGATGACCGGAGAACTGATGACCGCCAAGACTATCTTCCGCAATGAGGACGGACACCTTTTCCGTCACCTCCGCTACACTTACACTTATGACAGTGAGAACCGTGTGACGAGCAAGGAAGCTTTCAAGTGGGATAGCGTAAAGGAAGCCTGGGTGCCTTATTTCAAGCTGGATGTTGAATACACTGACAGTGAAGTTGAGTTGAACTATGCCCGTTGGAACAGTAGAACTAATGGTTACGACAGCTATACGCAAACTACCGTTTACGAACTGAATGACAGCAATGCGGCTTTGATGTTGGCAAGTACCAAATAA
- a CDS encoding S41 family peptidase gives MKILKKISKVIVIVMAVLATIWCGLYVYANYFYNDKQIDVENFYIAELPLTPSQFEEDFKEIHQIVMENYSLYQAKHLNMDSLYQACDARVRQAQTTTDYGLIVQEYISALQCAHAITCYKRYTANQRVAFIEDFLFVDKPNDYLTEYGFQDKDRIIAINGLPYKQWIEQNEKYTEASTVPHRRLRTAYDAFRSYADTLRNYTLLRGGDTLTVTLPLKQRDYFPDNEEQTVESRILQDSIGYLTIKTMMNPVMEDFKAVYPKVKDLPYLIIDVRRNGGGNSMNGVNICKYFIREAQPHCVSKSYIMQPEADAYKGKIYLLTDTYTLSAAESFTLDMKESGNVTLIGEATGGDTGNGPRPFCTKQRTYFRIPTRQPDVSSKGFPMEGIGIPPHHQVSQTVADFMKDEDTVLNYAVGLITEKQ, from the coding sequence ATGAAGATTCTGAAAAAAATTTCAAAAGTAATAGTCATCGTAATGGCTGTACTGGCAACCATTTGGTGTGGTTTGTATGTTTATGCCAACTATTTCTATAATGACAAGCAGATTGATGTAGAAAACTTCTACATCGCGGAACTACCGTTAACCCCCTCGCAGTTTGAAGAAGATTTCAAAGAAATACACCAGATTGTCATGGAGAATTATTCATTATACCAAGCCAAGCATCTGAATATGGATTCATTGTATCAAGCTTGTGACGCCCGCGTTCGCCAGGCGCAGACCACCACAGACTACGGACTGATAGTGCAGGAATACATCTCTGCCTTACAATGCGCCCACGCCATTACCTGCTACAAGAGGTACACAGCCAATCAGCGCGTAGCCTTTATAGAGGATTTCTTGTTCGTTGACAAACCCAATGACTATCTGACAGAATACGGCTTCCAGGACAAAGACCGGATTATAGCTATCAACGGACTCCCCTATAAACAATGGATTGAACAGAACGAAAAATATACCGAAGCATCTACCGTCCCCCACAGACGGCTCCGTACAGCCTATGATGCGTTCCGTAGTTATGCAGACACCCTAAGAAACTATACACTGCTGAGAGGGGGCGATACTCTGACCGTCACCCTTCCCTTGAAACAAAGGGACTATTTTCCGGATAACGAAGAACAAACTGTGGAGAGCAGGATATTACAAGACAGCATTGGTTACCTTACCATCAAAACCATGATGAACCCCGTCATGGAAGATTTCAAGGCGGTCTATCCCAAAGTCAAGGATTTACCATACCTCATTATAGACGTACGTAGAAACGGCGGAGGAAACAGCATGAATGGAGTAAACATCTGCAAGTACTTCATCCGCGAAGCACAACCACACTGCGTCAGCAAGAGCTACATCATGCAGCCCGAAGCCGACGCCTATAAAGGTAAAATCTATCTGCTGACCGACACATATACGCTCTCTGCTGCCGAGAGCTTCACACTCGACATGAAGGAAAGCGGAAATGTCACCCTCATCGGCGAAGCTACCGGAGGGGATACCGGCAATGGCCCCCGTCCTTTCTGTACCAAACAGCGGACCTATTTCCGTATCCCTACCCGCCAGCCGGACGTCTCTTCTAAAGGTTTCCCCATGGAAGGTATAGGCATACCGCCCCATCATCAAGTATCCCAAACCGTAGCAGATTTCATGAAGGATGAAGATACAGTGCTGAATTATGCTGTCGGACTGATAACAGAGAAACAATAA
- a CDS encoding cupin domain-containing protein, whose amino-acid sequence MKNYQKVNVPAGEARVELHDSLNLTGAEVSISNLPAGAGVPFVHSHKQNEEIYAVLSGRGTMVVDGETVELQAGDWLRVAPAGERQLSAAADSAISVICIQVKAGSLEGFTMTDGVVK is encoded by the coding sequence ATGAAGAACTATCAGAAAGTAAATGTGCCCGCAGGCGAGGCACGTGTCGAGTTGCACGATTCATTGAATCTGACTGGTGCAGAAGTATCTATCAGCAATTTGCCGGCTGGTGCAGGAGTACCTTTTGTGCATTCGCACAAGCAAAATGAAGAAATTTATGCCGTCCTCTCCGGACGCGGCACCATGGTGGTTGACGGAGAAACCGTAGAACTGCAGGCGGGTGACTGGCTTCGCGTGGCTCCGGCAGGAGAACGCCAATTGTCGGCTGCGGCAGACAGCGCCATCAGTGTGATTTGTATTCAGGTGAAAGCCGGCTCTCTGGAAGGCTTTACGATGACGGACGGTGTGGTGAAGTAA
- a CDS encoding SPFH domain-containing protein, with product MKVTNKSTVRVGAAGVAVIGIIVLFLVMFAVERIDSGQTGIIVNLAGSERGVDDAKVETGWVVYNRFAKQLFEYPAFAQIVDYEPFDIQDKKGTIFKTDPTIEYFIEREDAKVVFLRYRKTTEELEQSVILTEVKNAYKDVAGLYETDSLINNRPAFEKEVEALLKERLSTRGFTFTNIQSSVKPNDVLQAAIDEKNTAVQNALKVENEKKAAIAEAEKVVAAAKGKADANRILQQSITPELIQLKAVEKWDGKLPLSTGGNTLPFLKLQ from the coding sequence ATGAAAGTCACAAACAAATCAACAGTGAGAGTAGGCGCGGCAGGAGTCGCAGTCATTGGAATTATAGTATTGTTCTTGGTCATGTTTGCCGTGGAGCGTATTGATTCGGGACAGACGGGCATCATCGTCAATCTGGCCGGTAGTGAGCGTGGAGTAGATGATGCCAAGGTGGAGACCGGATGGGTGGTTTACAACCGTTTTGCCAAGCAGCTATTCGAATATCCTGCATTTGCGCAGATTGTAGACTACGAACCTTTCGACATTCAGGACAAGAAGGGAACCATCTTCAAGACAGACCCTACTATAGAATACTTCATTGAGCGGGAGGATGCCAAAGTAGTTTTTCTACGCTATCGCAAGACTACCGAAGAATTGGAACAGAGTGTTATCCTGACGGAAGTGAAGAACGCTTATAAGGACGTGGCAGGACTCTATGAGACGGATTCGCTCATCAACAACCGTCCGGCTTTCGAGAAGGAGGTGGAGGCATTACTGAAGGAGCGTCTCAGTACCCGTGGCTTTACGTTTACCAACATACAGTCGTCCGTGAAACCCAACGATGTGCTGCAAGCTGCCATTGACGAAAAGAATACTGCTGTGCAGAATGCCTTGAAGGTGGAGAATGAAAAGAAAGCCGCTATAGCCGAGGCGGAAAAGGTAGTAGCTGCCGCCAAGGGTAAGGCAGATGCCAACCGTATCCTTCAACAAAGCATCACGCCGGAATTGATTCAACTAAAGGCTGTGGAGAAATGGGACGGGAAATTGCCGTTGTCTACCGGTGGAAATACGTTGCCATTCCTGAAGTTGCAATGA
- a CDS encoding DUF2961 domain-containing protein, which translates to MMKKLVFVIQLIFLYSGLAMADPVISLKTLLHEMTDRSVLARWPENAYTCKQFSSYDRSSHNMTDKRAWFGNFDQGQFIRQEENGGRTEYVMMDAEGPGAIVRFWMTFSGINRGQGTLRIYIDNEEKPVIEGNVRDILSGQVLCGEPLSTSVPDEAPMEERGHNLYLPIPYAKRCKVTIESPDLKITPEGKIESKTIVYYAINYRTYTSPVKVISFSAKELKKNARLIAAVNKKLSEGTPGIDTPLAGRESTLNLAASLAPGESRSFTIDGSRAIRRLSMRIDADDRRQALRSTVLSLAFDGEQTVWAPVGEFFGVGYYPVATGTWYTRAVQDDVMSAWWVMPFERNCTITLTNYGEQPVEISKAAAVSGKWQWDERSMHFGTTWQQFTHIHARGDEFAQDLTFADLKGRGVYVGDAVTVYNPNLGWWGEGDEKVYVDGETFPSHFGTGTEDYYGYAWGRYEPWINHPFVAQPIGDGCYAHIGLAQNTRVRSLDAIPFTRSLRFDIELFDWSNIHLNYAPITFWYMLPGGEIQPKPFVSDVRERVANQPSDIFGSGMSLVVEGEAMQPRPGHTGSVELQTNFHPLWSEGMQLYWKDFKPGDKLSLAFDSEVEGIYYAKIQFTVAPDYGTFALRVNDKVITPEINLTNEEVSLLLVNLGQVNLKKGENELQIESAALASGHDTGFFGIDKLTLRK; encoded by the coding sequence ATGATGAAAAAACTAGTTTTTGTAATTCAGTTGATATTTCTCTATAGCGGTTTGGCTATGGCCGACCCGGTTATCTCTCTTAAGACATTGTTGCATGAGATGACAGACCGTTCCGTGCTGGCGCGTTGGCCCGAAAATGCCTATACGTGTAAGCAGTTCAGCAGCTACGACCGTAGTTCGCATAACATGACGGATAAGCGTGCCTGGTTTGGTAATTTCGACCAAGGACAGTTTATCCGCCAGGAAGAGAACGGAGGGAGGACGGAATATGTGATGATGGATGCCGAAGGCCCCGGTGCCATAGTTCGTTTCTGGATGACTTTCTCCGGCATAAATCGGGGACAAGGGACTCTGCGTATCTACATAGACAATGAGGAAAAACCGGTAATTGAAGGCAATGTACGTGATATATTGAGCGGACAAGTCCTTTGTGGAGAACCTCTTTCAACTTCAGTACCCGATGAGGCTCCGATGGAAGAAAGAGGGCATAATTTATATTTGCCAATACCTTATGCCAAGCGGTGCAAGGTGACTATCGAATCGCCGGACTTGAAGATTACTCCGGAGGGGAAAATTGAGAGTAAGACCATTGTATACTATGCTATCAATTACCGCACTTATACTTCTCCGGTCAAGGTGATTTCTTTCTCGGCCAAAGAGTTGAAGAAGAATGCCCGGCTGATAGCTGCTGTCAATAAGAAGCTGTCGGAAGGAACACCTGGTATTGATACTCCGCTTGCGGGAAGAGAAAGTACGCTCAATCTGGCGGCTTCTCTGGCTCCGGGTGAAAGCCGTAGTTTTACGATTGACGGCTCTCGTGCCATTCGTCGTCTTTCGATGCGGATTGATGCGGATGACCGTCGCCAAGCACTTCGCTCTACGGTCTTGTCCCTTGCCTTTGATGGGGAACAGACTGTCTGGGCTCCGGTCGGTGAGTTTTTTGGGGTAGGCTATTATCCCGTTGCAACTGGTACGTGGTATACGCGGGCCGTGCAGGATGACGTGATGAGTGCATGGTGGGTGATGCCTTTCGAGCGGAACTGTACGATTACCTTGACCAATTATGGGGAACAGCCGGTGGAAATATCCAAGGCGGCTGCAGTTAGTGGAAAGTGGCAGTGGGATGAACGTTCCATGCACTTTGGTACCACATGGCAGCAGTTTACGCATATCCATGCCCGGGGCGATGAGTTTGCCCAGGACCTTACGTTTGCCGATCTTAAGGGTAGGGGCGTGTATGTGGGAGATGCGGTTACTGTCTATAACCCCAACTTGGGTTGGTGGGGAGAAGGTGATGAAAAGGTGTATGTGGACGGTGAAACCTTTCCGTCACACTTTGGAACGGGTACAGAAGATTATTATGGCTATGCCTGGGGGCGCTATGAACCGTGGATAAACCATCCTTTTGTTGCCCAACCCATAGGAGATGGTTGTTATGCTCACATAGGTTTGGCGCAGAATACCCGTGTCCGCAGTTTGGATGCGATTCCGTTTACTCGGAGCCTGCGCTTTGACATAGAGTTATTCGACTGGTCGAATATACACCTTAATTATGCTCCGATAACCTTCTGGTATATGCTTCCCGGAGGCGAAATACAGCCGAAACCCTTTGTGAGCGATGTACGCGAACGGGTTGCCAACCAACCGTCGGATATTTTCGGTTCAGGGATGAGTCTGGTTGTGGAAGGCGAAGCCATGCAGCCTCGTCCGGGGCATACAGGCTCCGTTGAATTGCAGACCAACTTCCATCCCTTGTGGAGTGAGGGTATGCAACTCTATTGGAAAGATTTCAAACCGGGAGATAAGCTTTCACTGGCTTTTGACAGTGAAGTGGAAGGAATTTATTATGCGAAAATACAGTTTACGGTAGCACCTGATTATGGTACGTTTGCCCTCCGTGTAAATGATAAGGTGATTACTCCGGAAATCAATCTGACCAATGAAGAAGTGTCTTTGCTTCTGGTGAATCTTGGGCAGGTCAATTTGAAAAAAGGAGAGAATGAGTTGCAGATTGAGTCGGCTGCACTGGCTTCGGGACATGATACCGGTTTCTTTGGGATTGATAAGTTGACTCTTCGCAAATAA
- a CDS encoding response regulator transcription factor has translation MIKLLLVEDDASLRYIVQGGLEDMIGGYEVIAAANGEEGLKQWKEQHPDVIVSDIEMPVMNGYEMVKRIRETDGETPILFSSALISPKDVVKGYEIGANNYIKKPFIPEELDAHVHALLKLSKGEKSKDMSQCYKIGKEYVLDATHATLKHASGVNKTLTVRETGLLQMLCEKRGDVIRREAILDKFWNTEDDYFASRSLDVFVTKLRKFLSEDESVTIKTVKGVGLILIEN, from the coding sequence ATGATAAAGTTATTGTTGGTAGAAGACGATGCAAGCTTGAGATATATAGTTCAGGGCGGGTTGGAAGATATGATAGGCGGTTATGAAGTGATTGCTGCCGCCAATGGCGAGGAGGGCTTGAAACAGTGGAAAGAACAACATCCTGATGTGATAGTATCTGATATAGAAATGCCCGTTATGAACGGTTACGAGATGGTGAAGCGTATCCGCGAGACAGATGGGGAAACTCCGATTCTGTTCTCCTCTGCCCTGATATCTCCTAAAGATGTGGTAAAAGGTTATGAAATCGGTGCCAATAACTATATAAAGAAACCGTTCATTCCCGAAGAACTGGATGCACATGTCCACGCCTTATTGAAGCTTTCCAAAGGCGAAAAATCGAAAGACATGAGTCAATGCTACAAGATAGGCAAGGAATATGTGTTGGATGCCACACATGCCACTTTGAAACATGCTTCGGGTGTAAACAAGACTTTGACTGTGCGCGAGACAGGTTTGTTGCAGATGCTTTGTGAGAAGCGGGGAGACGTTATCCGCCGGGAAGCTATCTTGGATAAATTCTGGAATACGGAAGATGATTACTTTGCTTCCCGCAGCCTGGATGTATTTGTGACGAAACTTCGGAAATTTCTTTCGGAAGACGAGTCGGTAACCATTAAAACAGTGAAAGGAGTAGGATTGATACTGATAGAAAATTAA
- a CDS encoding sensor histidine kinase, whose translation MKLRSLYILSIVGLLLVIVVQIGGMMYAYDNTKKEAERALNECFRLAFIETVDNEINNLPFPDMTIPFYSYLSKDSIRSFEDEMFLNYQQAASFLEDVYHVAIPLDVMARLVEKKLKWKNIDRTVNIRPATDRSKRSVYVRFKSVLSEKAWLNEKKGEAIEAVMFSPFIPLVKDIVFLFLPTLLLVVFLVYSWARQMDSILKQGNDIEKQRSAFYVLAEKMRLPIGEVRSQISESRWADIEASGQHLLDMTEHTLTGAKQSERQRQVRKQYSFKVFSIVGLIAGCLLMVVWFVYLYRASFKETAYQVNDCFEAAFYDEVLKRRLSLLYEQTDRDGKDEWEESVESPFAKEQREFLEKEQSKYKVNRFGVVHMYNPVDLNYRLRSALIMQRSINESGMELPLSVQYLDSAFASRLEALGMTYKSGIRQYYAPSDSTVVEAGYASAKYQDISSRFIPLKEDSILCIQGVVKNPYRYVISSVWYLFLPLWVMFLVVLDCILGQVKVLRTQRHLEQFQKDFTYAMIHDMKSPLSSILMGAHILNSGKLSGKPGKEEKYRQAMMEECEHLLTLSNRVLVLTKLDEGHLELHQEEVPLRPLLDDIIAKISLKTSKRVEFTTVYHRCEMVYADAFCLREVLGNLLDNAIKYSHEEVKIDIICESEKGFCKIKVCDNGLGIPLKDQSLIFNRFERSAAVGRSGRGGAAGFGLGLNYVQQVMLAHGGRVEVESEEGCFSEFTLYFPIETV comes from the coding sequence ATGAAACTTCGTTCACTCTATATCCTTTCTATTGTAGGGCTGCTACTGGTAATTGTGGTGCAGATTGGTGGTATGATGTATGCTTACGACAATACCAAGAAAGAGGCGGAACGCGCACTGAACGAATGTTTTCGTCTGGCTTTTATCGAAACGGTGGACAACGAGATTAATAATTTACCGTTTCCTGACATGACTATCCCTTTTTACTCGTATCTATCCAAAGACAGTATCAGGTCTTTCGAAGATGAGATGTTTTTAAACTATCAGCAGGCAGCTTCCTTTCTCGAAGATGTATATCATGTCGCCATTCCATTAGATGTGATGGCGAGGTTGGTAGAGAAGAAACTGAAATGGAAAAATATAGACCGGACTGTAAATATCCGTCCTGCGACGGACAGAAGCAAGCGTTCGGTATATGTACGGTTCAAGTCTGTTCTTTCGGAAAAAGCCTGGTTGAATGAGAAGAAAGGAGAGGCCATTGAAGCTGTCATGTTTTCTCCTTTTATACCGCTTGTCAAGGATATAGTCTTTTTGTTCCTTCCTACGCTTCTCTTGGTTGTTTTTCTGGTGTACAGTTGGGCCAGGCAAATGGATTCCATACTTAAACAAGGTAATGATATTGAGAAGCAGCGGTCTGCTTTTTATGTGCTGGCAGAGAAGATGAGGTTGCCGATAGGTGAGGTACGTAGTCAGATATCGGAGAGCCGGTGGGCAGATATAGAAGCCTCGGGGCAACATTTGCTGGACATGACAGAACATACGCTTACGGGAGCTAAGCAAAGCGAACGGCAGCGGCAGGTGCGCAAGCAATATTCTTTTAAAGTCTTTTCGATTGTCGGGTTGATTGCCGGCTGTCTGCTGATGGTAGTCTGGTTTGTCTATCTGTACCGTGCTTCTTTCAAAGAAACTGCCTATCAGGTAAATGATTGTTTTGAAGCAGCTTTTTATGACGAGGTCTTGAAACGCCGCCTTTCTTTGCTCTACGAACAGACTGATAGGGATGGAAAGGATGAATGGGAAGAGAGTGTTGAATCGCCTTTTGCAAAGGAGCAAAGGGAATTTCTGGAGAAAGAGCAGTCGAAGTATAAGGTGAACCGCTTTGGAGTGGTACATATGTACAATCCGGTCGATTTGAATTATCGACTACGCTCTGCTTTGATTATGCAGCGCAGCATCAATGAAAGCGGAATGGAACTTCCTCTCTCCGTGCAGTACCTCGATTCTGCTTTTGCTTCCAGGTTGGAAGCCTTGGGAATGACCTATAAGAGTGGTATCCGCCAGTACTACGCTCCCTCCGATAGTACAGTGGTGGAAGCAGGATATGCCTCGGCAAAATATCAGGATATTTCTTCCCGGTTTATACCGTTGAAGGAGGACAGCATCCTTTGTATACAAGGTGTGGTGAAGAATCCGTATCGCTACGTCATAAGTTCCGTATGGTATCTGTTTCTGCCTCTTTGGGTGATGTTTTTGGTGGTGTTGGACTGTATTCTCGGCCAGGTGAAAGTTTTGCGTACACAGCGGCATTTGGAGCAATTCCAGAAGGATTTTACTTATGCTATGATACACGACATGAAGTCTCCTCTGAGTTCCATCCTGATGGGAGCTCATATTCTGAATAGCGGCAAATTGTCCGGTAAGCCTGGAAAAGAAGAGAAATACCGGCAGGCGATGATGGAAGAGTGTGAGCATCTGCTTACCCTTTCCAATCGTGTACTGGTACTTACCAAGCTGGATGAGGGACATTTGGAACTCCATCAGGAAGAGGTGCCTTTGCGGCCTTTACTTGATGATATAATTGCCAAAATTTCTCTGAAAACCAGCAAAAGGGTAGAATTTACGACCGTTTATCATCGTTGTGAAATGGTGTATGCCGATGCCTTCTGTTTGCGTGAAGTGTTGGGCAATCTGCTGGACAATGCCATTAAATATTCCCATGAAGAGGTAAAGATAGATATTATTTGCGAATCGGAGAAAGGCTTCTGCAAGATAAAGGTGTGTGACAACGGATTGGGTATTCCCTTAAAAGACCAGTCTCTTATCTTCAACCGTTTTGAACGTTCTGCAGCAGTCGGGCGAAGTGGAAGGGGCGGTGCTGCAGGTTTTGGTCTGGGCCTGAATTATGTACAGCAGGTGATGCTGGCACATGGCGGCAGGGTAGAAGTGGAAAGTGAAGAGGGGTGCTTCAGTGAATTTACACTCTACTTTCCTATTGAGACTGTATAA
- a CDS encoding metalloprotease family protein yields the protein MKADISITKSRKGTEIVVSGKRINKYGIIAAIVFAVPMLILFQSIHGETTSHLSLVRFFMCILAAVLVNLFLHKLLFRLFSPIRMWQYRITCLLPFLLLGILPLIYGMTSGNYDVTRFGILLAVMSFDDLYILWQLRSFGGGSYITDKSEGLNFHVW from the coding sequence ATGAAAGCAGATATTTCAATAACAAAAAGCCGAAAAGGGACAGAGATAGTAGTTTCGGGCAAGAGGATTAATAAATACGGCATCATAGCTGCCATAGTATTTGCAGTACCAATGCTGATTCTGTTTCAGTCGATACATGGAGAAACAACCAGCCATCTATCGCTGGTCAGATTCTTCATGTGTATATTGGCAGCTGTCCTGGTAAATCTATTCCTACATAAACTGTTGTTCAGATTGTTTTCGCCGATACGCATGTGGCAATATCGCATCACATGCCTGCTGCCCTTCCTGCTACTGGGTATATTGCCCCTTATATATGGTATGACAAGTGGCAATTATGATGTCACACGATTTGGAATATTACTGGCTGTCATGAGTTTCGACGACCTTTACATCCTCTGGCAATTACGCTCATTCGGTGGAGGCTCCTATATTACTGACAAATCAGAAGGATTGAATTTCCACGTGTGGTAA